From the Perca flavescens isolate YP-PL-M2 chromosome 21, PFLA_1.0, whole genome shotgun sequence genome, one window contains:
- the plekha4 gene encoding pleckstrin homology domain-containing family A member 4 isoform X4 — protein sequence MELEAVSRRAQLVRMDDQDRVSQASSVATISYFPVIKESNGKLQTFGKRCQAAKRDPNCPVVIRGWLNKKDSSGLKLWKRRWFVLSNFCLFYYKDSREESVLGSIPLPSYKILFCTPRECKNRKFTFKVVHQGMRSYFFSADTQEDMLGWVRALSQSAAMEPNCSLNRRCSSYQDFTQMGGSSESVDFPKPPSDGEGPSQRHRHISRTLSEPSHLRMGTSHSEQRGRRSVRQRNSRTPSPSGLSRRACGPHQEEDSLPDQNTPPPTQTEIMRSGSLTSRGQLGSRPHTPVGRVDIRPHDDSGMLPQTLYYAPASPNLEFKSTPNTPVTERWQNLSKPIPTYGSVHHISSGRRSLGKSYSTGAHADLLPPLPPSSRSAHAPHPPHHHHHHHHHHHRSNLSVRVLPPAMVQKPDPREIPPIRPLESDADVVLTRLCGCDKLLQSLSVELAQLQMDKDSVQCALEVSRLQLEEWKSQGPRAQEEALTQKALLQEELVTIRARMCDVSLEMERVWTQYERMESELSVIRSHLQHVCNFGVPQDQSQAQRELWMMEDILAGLKINRDHFRFLLGLQRHHMFQPTSPHPGSPGSPTERLQSGLPMDVEQEPPLRPPLPQELQESHQSRDQGWTESPYEGIYSHTVEPVQRRGNSQPDLLNVKAAKDSFESGSKWIPPDASNQSTKKMKMSEEEQIERIKRNQERLTNRKKPPIPTPCQSSETREEAPFPLRVTRVVTAVLPSSLMARRVSVEDPPPELDNPLPEQIPPEMQQRLAEQSKKLLSKTPRHLLLEGPDQKQPSAEMHQDQPVKKTNRQQLHQGILRSSKKESQSDASRAEPTETSRNQVGDQASVGNECASLDDRTDERPSALLTPDMDPERCLTPEQREAKLRRVERIRERVIRSAVRQNATTHDQLPIRGDGQEIHQVPPDTARKQRMKSEN from the exons GAAAGCAATGGAAAGCTACAAACATTTGGGAAAAGATGTCAGGCTGCCAAGAGAGACCCCAACTGCCCTGTGGTCATCAGAGGATGGCTCAACAAAAAA GACAGCTCTGGTTTGAAGCTATGGAAGAGAAGGTGGTTTGTCCTCTCCAACTTCTGTCTGTTTTACTATAAAG ACAGTAGAGAAGAATCTGTGCTGGGCAGCATCCCACTGCCGAGCTACAAAATCCTGTTCTGCACGCCACGAGAATGCAAGAACAGAAAGTTCACCTTCAAG GTGGTACACCAGGGAATGCGCTCTTATTTCTTCAGTGCTGACACTCAGGAGGACATGTTGGGTTGGGTCCGAGCCCTCAGTCAGTCTGCTGCAATGGAGCCAAACTGCTCCCTGAACAG GCGTTGCTCAAGTTATCAGGATTTCACACAGATGGGTGGCAGCAGTGAATCAGTGGACTTCCCTAAACCCCCCTCTGATGGGGAGGGTCCCTCCCAAAGACACAGGCACATCAGCAGGACTCTGAGTGAACCGAGTCATCTCAGGATGGGGACATCACACTCAGAGCAGAGGGGGAGGCGGAGTGTGCGTCAGAGAAACAGCAG AACACCCAGCCCGTCTGGGCTTAGCAGAAGAGCCTGTGGTCCACACCAAGAGGAAGACTCTCTTCCTGACCAAAACACACCACCACCCACTCAGACAGAGATAATGCGTTCAGGTTCTTTGACCTCAAGAGGTCAGCTGGGGTCACGACCTCATACACCAGTGGGAAGGGTTGACATTCGACCTCACGATGACTCGGGCATGTTGCCACAAACCCTGTACTACGCACCTGCCTCACCTAACCTGGAGTTCAAATCCACTCCTAACACTCCAGTCACGGAGAGGTGGCAAAACCTAAGCAAG CCTATACCTACCTATGGGTCTGTCCATCATATCTCAAGTGGGAGACGATCTTTAGGAAAG AGCTACTCCACAGGGGCACATGCAGACTTACTGCCTCCTTTACCCCCCTCATCGAGATCCGCACATGCTCCCCACcccccacaccaccaccaccaccaccatcatcaccatcaccgCAGCAATTTATCTGTCCGTGTGCTTCCGCCAGCTATG GTCCAGAAGCCTGACCCGAGggaaatcccaccaatcaggCCTCTTGAAAGTGATGCAGAC GTCGTATTAACGAGGTTATGTGGGTGTGACAAGCTGCTCCAGTCTCTGTCTGTAGAACTGGCCCAGCTACAGATGGATAAG GACAGTGTCCAGTGTGCATTAGAGGTGTCCAGACTGCAGCTGGAGGAGTGGAAAAGTCAGGGGCCCAGGGCCCAGGAAGAAGCACTGACCCAGAAGGCTTTGCTCCAGGAAGAGCTGGTCACAATCCGGGCCAGAATGTGTGATGTATCACTG GAAATGGAGAGGGTGTGGACTCAATATGAGAGAATGGAGAGTGAATTGTCAGTTATCCGTTCACACCTTCAGCACGTCTGCAACTTTGGAGTGCCACAG GACCAGTCTCAGGCCCAGAGAGAGCTGTGGATGATGGAGGACATCCTAGCTGGACTAAAGATCAACAGGGATCACTTCCGCTTCCTGCTGGGACTACAGAGGCATCACA TGTTCCAGCCGACATCTCCACATCCTGGATCCCCTGGCTCTCCCACAGAGAGGCTGCAGAGTGGACTGCCAATG GATGTGGAACAAGAGCCACCACTTCGCCCACCGTTACCCCAGGAGCTACAGGAAAGCCACCAGAGCAGGGATCAGGGCTGGACAGAGTCCCCATATGAG GGAATCTACAGCCACACTGTTGAGCCTGTACAGAGAAGAGGAAACAGCCAGCCTGACCTCCTTAATGTGAAAGCAGCAAAAGACTCGTTTG AATCTGGTTCAAAGTGGATCCCACCAGATGCATCGAACCAATCAACCAAG AAGATGAAGATGAGTGAAGAAGAGCAGATTGAGCGGATAAAAAGGAACCAGGAGAGGTTGACCAATAGGAAGAAACCCCCCATACCTACTCCATGTCAAAGTtcagagacaagagaggag GCCCCCTTTCCTCTAAGGGTGACACGAGTTGTTACAGCTGTACTGCCGTCCTCTCTTATGGCTAGACGGGTTTCTGTTGAGGATCCCCCCCCTGAGCTTGACAACCCACTGCCCGAGCAGATCCCGCCTGAGATGCAGCAAAGATTGGCCGAGCAGAGTAAAAAACTGTTGAGCAAGACACCAAGGCATTTGTTGCTGGAGGGTCCTGATCAAAAGCAGCCCTCAGCAGAGATGCACCAGGATCAGCCAGTTAAAAAGACAAACAGGCAGCAGCTACATCAGGGAATATTGAGGTCCTCCAAGAAGGAATCACAGTCAGATGCGAGCAGAGCCGAGCCCACAGAGACCTCAAGAAATCAAGTTGGAGACCAAGCAAGTGTAGGAAATGAATGCGCGAGCTTGGACGACAGG ACGGATGAACGGCCCTCTGCCCTCCTGACCCCTGACATGGACCCTGAGCGCTGTCTGACCCCTGAGCAGCGAGAGGCCAAACTTCGTCGTGTGGAACGAATACGGGAGAGAGTCATAAGaag cgCAGTCAGACAGAATGCCACAACACACGATCAACTGCCAATCAGGGGGGATGGGCAGGAAATTCATCAGGTACCCCCTGACACAGCTAGAAAACAAAGGATGAAATCAG aaaaCTAG
- the plekha4 gene encoding pleckstrin homology domain-containing family A member 4 isoform X5, translated as MELEAVSRRAQLVRMDDQDRVSQASSVATISYFPVIKESNGKLQTFGKRCQAAKRDPNCPVVIRGWLNKKDSSGLKLWKRRWFVLSNFCLFYYKDSREESVLGSIPLPSYKILFCTPRECKNRKFTFKVVHQGMRSYFFSADTQEDMLGWVRALSQSAAMEPNCSLNRRCSSYQDFTQMGGSSESVDFPKPPSDGEGPSQRHRHISRTLSEPSHLRMGTSHSEQRGRRSVRQRNSRTPSPSGLSRRACGPHQEEDSLPDQNTPPPTQTEIMRSGSLTSRGQLGSRPHTPVGRVDIRPHDDSGMLPQTLYYAPASPNLEFKSTPNTPVTERWQNLSKPIPTYGSVHHISSGRRSLGKSYSTGAHADLLPPLPPSSRSAHAPHPPHHHHHHHHHHHRSNLSVRVLPPAMVQKPDPREIPPIRPLESDADVVLTRLCGCDKLLQSLSVELAQLQMDKDSVQCALEVSRLQLEEWKSQGPRAQEEALTQKALLQEELVTIRARMCDVSLEMERVWTQYERMESELSVIRSHLQHVCNFGVPQDQSQAQRELWMMEDILAGLKINRDHFRFLLGLQRHHMFQPTSPHPGSPGSPTERLQSGLPMDVEQEPPLRPPLPQELQESHQSRDQGWTESPYEGIYSHTVEPVQRRGNSQPDLLNVKAAKDSFESGSKWIPPDASNQSTKKMKMSEEEQIERIKRNQERLTNRKKPPIPTPCQSSETREEAPFPLRVTRVVTAVLPSSLMARRVSVEDPPPELDNPLPEQIPPEMQQRLAEQSKKLLSKTPRHLLLEGPDQKQPSAEMHQDQPVKKTNRQQLHQGILRSSKKESQSDASRAEPTETSRNQVGDQASVGNECASLDDRTDERPSALLTPDMDPERCLTPEQREAKLRRVERIRERVIRSQTECHNTRSTANQGGWAGNSSGTP; from the exons GAAAGCAATGGAAAGCTACAAACATTTGGGAAAAGATGTCAGGCTGCCAAGAGAGACCCCAACTGCCCTGTGGTCATCAGAGGATGGCTCAACAAAAAA GACAGCTCTGGTTTGAAGCTATGGAAGAGAAGGTGGTTTGTCCTCTCCAACTTCTGTCTGTTTTACTATAAAG ACAGTAGAGAAGAATCTGTGCTGGGCAGCATCCCACTGCCGAGCTACAAAATCCTGTTCTGCACGCCACGAGAATGCAAGAACAGAAAGTTCACCTTCAAG GTGGTACACCAGGGAATGCGCTCTTATTTCTTCAGTGCTGACACTCAGGAGGACATGTTGGGTTGGGTCCGAGCCCTCAGTCAGTCTGCTGCAATGGAGCCAAACTGCTCCCTGAACAG GCGTTGCTCAAGTTATCAGGATTTCACACAGATGGGTGGCAGCAGTGAATCAGTGGACTTCCCTAAACCCCCCTCTGATGGGGAGGGTCCCTCCCAAAGACACAGGCACATCAGCAGGACTCTGAGTGAACCGAGTCATCTCAGGATGGGGACATCACACTCAGAGCAGAGGGGGAGGCGGAGTGTGCGTCAGAGAAACAGCAG AACACCCAGCCCGTCTGGGCTTAGCAGAAGAGCCTGTGGTCCACACCAAGAGGAAGACTCTCTTCCTGACCAAAACACACCACCACCCACTCAGACAGAGATAATGCGTTCAGGTTCTTTGACCTCAAGAGGTCAGCTGGGGTCACGACCTCATACACCAGTGGGAAGGGTTGACATTCGACCTCACGATGACTCGGGCATGTTGCCACAAACCCTGTACTACGCACCTGCCTCACCTAACCTGGAGTTCAAATCCACTCCTAACACTCCAGTCACGGAGAGGTGGCAAAACCTAAGCAAG CCTATACCTACCTATGGGTCTGTCCATCATATCTCAAGTGGGAGACGATCTTTAGGAAAG AGCTACTCCACAGGGGCACATGCAGACTTACTGCCTCCTTTACCCCCCTCATCGAGATCCGCACATGCTCCCCACcccccacaccaccaccaccaccaccatcatcaccatcaccgCAGCAATTTATCTGTCCGTGTGCTTCCGCCAGCTATG GTCCAGAAGCCTGACCCGAGggaaatcccaccaatcaggCCTCTTGAAAGTGATGCAGAC GTCGTATTAACGAGGTTATGTGGGTGTGACAAGCTGCTCCAGTCTCTGTCTGTAGAACTGGCCCAGCTACAGATGGATAAG GACAGTGTCCAGTGTGCATTAGAGGTGTCCAGACTGCAGCTGGAGGAGTGGAAAAGTCAGGGGCCCAGGGCCCAGGAAGAAGCACTGACCCAGAAGGCTTTGCTCCAGGAAGAGCTGGTCACAATCCGGGCCAGAATGTGTGATGTATCACTG GAAATGGAGAGGGTGTGGACTCAATATGAGAGAATGGAGAGTGAATTGTCAGTTATCCGTTCACACCTTCAGCACGTCTGCAACTTTGGAGTGCCACAG GACCAGTCTCAGGCCCAGAGAGAGCTGTGGATGATGGAGGACATCCTAGCTGGACTAAAGATCAACAGGGATCACTTCCGCTTCCTGCTGGGACTACAGAGGCATCACA TGTTCCAGCCGACATCTCCACATCCTGGATCCCCTGGCTCTCCCACAGAGAGGCTGCAGAGTGGACTGCCAATG GATGTGGAACAAGAGCCACCACTTCGCCCACCGTTACCCCAGGAGCTACAGGAAAGCCACCAGAGCAGGGATCAGGGCTGGACAGAGTCCCCATATGAG GGAATCTACAGCCACACTGTTGAGCCTGTACAGAGAAGAGGAAACAGCCAGCCTGACCTCCTTAATGTGAAAGCAGCAAAAGACTCGTTTG AATCTGGTTCAAAGTGGATCCCACCAGATGCATCGAACCAATCAACCAAG AAGATGAAGATGAGTGAAGAAGAGCAGATTGAGCGGATAAAAAGGAACCAGGAGAGGTTGACCAATAGGAAGAAACCCCCCATACCTACTCCATGTCAAAGTtcagagacaagagaggag GCCCCCTTTCCTCTAAGGGTGACACGAGTTGTTACAGCTGTACTGCCGTCCTCTCTTATGGCTAGACGGGTTTCTGTTGAGGATCCCCCCCCTGAGCTTGACAACCCACTGCCCGAGCAGATCCCGCCTGAGATGCAGCAAAGATTGGCCGAGCAGAGTAAAAAACTGTTGAGCAAGACACCAAGGCATTTGTTGCTGGAGGGTCCTGATCAAAAGCAGCCCTCAGCAGAGATGCACCAGGATCAGCCAGTTAAAAAGACAAACAGGCAGCAGCTACATCAGGGAATATTGAGGTCCTCCAAGAAGGAATCACAGTCAGATGCGAGCAGAGCCGAGCCCACAGAGACCTCAAGAAATCAAGTTGGAGACCAAGCAAGTGTAGGAAATGAATGCGCGAGCTTGGACGACAGG ACGGATGAACGGCCCTCTGCCCTCCTGACCCCTGACATGGACCCTGAGCGCTGTCTGACCCCTGAGCAGCGAGAGGCCAAACTTCGTCGTGTGGAACGAATACGGGAGAGAGTCATAAGaag TCAGACAGAATGCCACAACACACGATCAACTGCCAATCAGGGGGGATGGGCAGGAAATTCATCAGGTACCCCCTGA